The sequence GCCGATCGTGACGCCGATCAGGATCAGACGAAAACTCATGCCGTACCCCTACCCGATCCCGAGGAAGTTCGCAAGCAGCTTGTGCCCCTCGACGGTCAGGAAGCTCTCCGGGTGAAACTGCACGCCCTCCAGCGGCCAGGTCCGATGCCGGATCGCCATGATCTCCGTCGGGTCGTCGTCCGCGGTTGCACTTACAACGAAGTCGTCCGGCAGCGTTCCGTTGGCAATGATGAGCGAGTGATAGCGCGTCGCCACGAACGGGTTGCTCAGGCCGCGAAAGATCCCCTGCCCATCGTGACGGATGAAGCTCGTCTTGCCGTGCATCAGCCGCGGCGCGCGGATCACCTCGGCGCCATGCACAAACCCGATGCACTGATGCCCGAGGCACACGCCCAGCAGCGGCACCTTCCCCGCGAACCGACGAATCACGTCGTTGCTGATCCCACCCTCACGCGGCGTGCACGGCCCCGGCGAGATGATGATGTGGTCCGGATGCTGCGCCTCAATCTGCTCCGGCGTGATCTCGTCGTTGCGGTAGACGCGGATGTCGAGGCCCGCGTCCAGCTCGCCGATGCGCTGGACGAGGTTGTAAGTGAAGGAGTCGTAGTTGTCGATCAGGACGACCATGCCGGGTCTCTACCACGCCGGCGCCCACAGGTACATGAGCTGTGGGGCGGGGCTGCTGAGCCAGTCGGGGAGCTGCACGTTCACGAGGTTTATCTGGCCGGGGCCGTCCCTGCGGGCGTAGATGTTCGGCTGATACGCAAGGGGGCGGCCGTACTCCACCACCTTCACCTTTGTGTCGGCGAGGCCGGCGGCCGCTTTCGCCGCCACGATCGCATCGCGCAACGTGCCGACGTCGTCGATCAGCCCATTGGCCTTCGCCTCGGTCCCGAGATAGACGCGGCCATCGGCAAGTTGCCGCAGCTTTGCGGCGTCGACGCCAGGGCGCGCCTGCGCGACCACTTCGAGGAACCGCGTGTACATCCCGTCAATCAGACCTTGGAACACCGCGCGGTCCTGCTCGTTCATTTCACGGAAGAGCGAGCCCATGTCTTTCATGGCGCCGCTCTTGA is a genomic window of Phycisphaerae bacterium containing:
- a CDS encoding aminodeoxychorismate/anthranilate synthase component II codes for the protein MVVLIDNYDSFTYNLVQRIGELDAGLDIRVYRNDEITPEQIEAQHPDHIIISPGPCTPREGGISNDVIRRFAGKVPLLGVCLGHQCIGFVHGAEVIRAPRLMHGKTSFIRHDGQGIFRGLSNPFVATRYHSLIIANGTLPDDFVVSATADDDPTEIMAIRHRTWPLEGVQFHPESFLTVEGHKLLANFLGIG